Genomic segment of Paenibacillus sp. FSL R5-0912:
AGCAGTTGACCAGCTGCAGCAAATCACGCTCCGAGATCCAGATATGCCCTGCCCGCTCCGAATGGGGCCGGTCATCCCCGGGGAAGTTGCCAATCCGGATATTCAGTGAAGAAATCTTGCCTTGATCCGAGTACAGACGGCCGAGCAGCTCGATATAACATTTGCTTAATCCATAGAAGCTGTCCGGCCGGTAAGGGTCTGAAGGTCCCGTTGTCTCATCCGACTTATAATAGCCGGTCGCATGATTGGAGCTGGCGAATATAATGCGCCGTACCCCATTCTGCACAGCTGCCTCAAATAACTTATATGCACCCGCTACATTCCCCTGAAGCACTTTACCGAGGAAATCGTCTTCATCCTTAATCCAGGCAAAGTGGAGCACCGTATCGACATCCTTAGTAAGCTCCGCCAGCCGTGCTTCATCATTAATGTCCAGTTGAACGATTCCTTGCTCTTCATCCGCTTCTATATCCGCTCCGGTAACCTCGTATCTGCTGTCCTCGTTCAGCCCTTTGAAGAGTGCATTGCCGATTCTTCCAGCCGCTCCGGTCAGTAAAAGTTTGCGTTTCATTCATCCCATGCCCCTGGGGAAAAGATTACAAACAGCTTGAATTTTACAGTACTAATGCAGTATTCGTCACTTGATGATTATCGTATAAATTATAAACAGCCAGGATGCTAAAAATAATCAGCATACCCAGGACTCCAAATTTCCTGCCTCTATTAAGAACAAATTTTACAATAAAGACCAGTCAAAATAACATAAGAAAGCCAAAAATATAGCAAGAAAACCGTGTTCCGGTCCCCGCCCCCTCTCCGGCTCAGCCAATCCCTCAAAATATCGCAAAACATGATGCGGAAAAACAGTTCCGCTCTTATTTTATAATGGATGCGAAGCGCTGCAATTAATGGTAAGCGGTTTCAAGAAAAGCGGGGTTCATATCTTTGCGGAGGAGGGCAAGTGAACATATTTATTGTCAAAATGATCAGAAATTGCTTAGAAAAGGAGATTCATATGAGGAAAAAAAGCTTAAAGCTGCTCCCCCTGGTGTTGATACTTTCATTACTGCTGTCAGGCATCTCTTACGCGGATGTAACATCTAATTACGTTAACCCGCTGATGGGCGGTGCTGATCCTACCGTGGCTAGGGCTGCTGACGGTTATTACTATTCTGCATCTTCAGGCGATAATAACATCACCTTGAAGAGGCATGAAACCATTCTCGGCGTATCTACGGCCAAAAGCAAAGTGGTCTGGAAGAAACCCGATAACTTCGGCTATGTGTGGGGTCCTTATATCTACCGGCTGGACGGCAAGTGGTATCTGTATTTCTCTTCCGGCCCGGAGAACAGCTTCGGATATGGGCATCCAAGCTCCTATGTTCTGGAGAACGCATCACCCGATCCTTTTGAAGGAACCTGGGAGCTGAAGGGCGAATCCGCCAATGAAGACAGCAACGGGCAGGTTACGGTCAAGCAGGGGCTGCTGAACACGCAGGGATATGGTTTGGCCTGCGGCGTAGTCTCCATTAAAGGGGAACCCTACTTCACCTATACCAAATACTATTATTTCAAGGACCCGCAGAATCCGGATAATACGAAATTCGATGAGAGTCCGACGATTGTCAAAATGAAGAACCCGTGGACCCTGGAGGGGCCGGAAGGCACGGTGGCCAAACCGGAATATGATTGGGAAAAGAAAAACGATAATATCAACGAAGGCGCTGCGGTAGTCGAAAGAAACGGTAAAATCTATTTTGCCTACTCGGCCAGCAGCTTCATGAATGATAACTATGCGGTAGGCGTATCCGTTGCGGATGCATCCTCGGATGTGATGAATGCGGATTCATGGGTCAAATATCCTGAGCCTGCGATGAAAAGATCGGACGAGAACAGCTCGTATGGCCCCGGCTCTCCCCTGTTCCTGAAGTCCGAAGACGACAGCGAGGATTGGATTCTGTATCACGGGATACCGACCCACGGGCAAGGCGGCGGGAACAGAGGAATCAGAGCGCAGCGGATCCATTGGGATGATAATGATTTCATCAATCTTGGCATTCCTTCCAATCCCGGCACAGTCCTGAACAGACCTTCCGGAGAAGAGAGAAGCGAAATCTATGAAGCCGAGGAGGCAAAGCTGTCGGGAGTAGCAAGAATTTCCGGAGCAACCGCTTATGCTTCGGGCGGCGTATACGAAAAATACAATAACAGCAGCGCTAATGACTATATAGAATTTACAGTTAACACTACCGCTGGCGGGACCTACTCGCTGGATTTCCGATACAACAATAATACGGCGAATCCGGTTACTATGAAATTAGGCGTTAACGGGGGAGCAACCCGCGATCTGTCCTTCCCTTCGAATGCCGGATTTGAGGCGAATTTCGATCTGAAATCCGTTTATAACCTTCCGCTTAACGCCGGAAGCAACACAATCCGCCTGTCCGGCAAGAGTGCTTTGGCTCTGGATGCCATGATTATCAAGCGCAGCACCTTGTATGAAGCAGAAAATGCCATACTGTCCGGAAATGCAAAGGCTGATGCAGATCATCCGGGTTACAGCGGAACGGGATTTGCCGGAGGGCTCTGGACCTCTAGCTCTGCAGTTACCTTCAAGGTAAATGCCGCTGCTGCCGGCAGCTATTCGGTTAAGCTGGGCTACAGCCTGGGATTCAACGATGACCGGACGCTGACTATGTATGTGAACGGGCAAAAGCTTAAGCAGGTCGATTTCTTCAGCCTAAAAAGCTGGGACCGCTGGGCCGACCGCTATGACAATGTTTTCCTTCAAGAAGGGGAAAATACGATCACATATAAATATGACGAAGGCGACACCGGCAACGTCAATCTGGACTTTATAACCGTAACGGAAGCAACTACCTGGCATTATGGAGCTGAAGATGCCAAGCTGGCTGGCGGGAACGATGCTGCAGTTGTTTACGCCAAAGACGGAAATCTGGGAACCGGTTATGTTACCGGGCTGTCCAAAGCGGGTTCGTCCGTAGAGTTCGCGGTAAATGTTGAGAATGCGGCATCCTATGATGTGAAGCTGAGATATGCCAAAGAAGCTGCAGGTTCAACCTATAGCCTGTATTTGAACGGCACGAAGATTAAGAATATTACCCTCCCTTCTACCGGCGGACTTACGGCCTGGAAGGAGCAGCTTGACACGTTAAGCCTGAAGGCGGGTAAAAACACGATTACTTATAAGAATGAAACAGGAAACTCCGGCATGCTAAATATGGACAGTATTCATCTTAACAAGCGTACTCCGTGGAGGTACCAGGCCGAAGATGCCACCCGGCAAGGAAGCCTCAAGGTAGTCAGGGATCATTTATGGTATGAGGGCAACGGGTTCGTAGGCGGATTTGAGCAGACCGGGGACACGCTGAAGTTTGAAGTAAATGTCCCTAATACGGCTGATTATACATCGACTTTGCGGTATTCCGGTGTACAAAGCTCGAATATCACCATGTCGATGGTGGTTAACGGACAGAGAATCAAGCAAGTGTCCTTAACTCCGACAGCGAATTGGGATGTCTGGGCTAACAGTACGGAGTCCTTAAATCTCATAGCCGGTAAGAATACGATTGAATTCATCCGCGAACAAGGAGATACCGGCAGATTCAATGTCGACAGTCTCACGATTGATAAGACGAGCGGCGGATTCATGAGCTCGATTGCGGGGAAGATCATCCCGGAGAAAATGGTCAAAATCCAGCCCAAGCACAGTGGAAAAGCATTAGATGTGGACAGAGTGTCCAGCGATCCATTAGCGGTGATTAACCAGTGGTCGAATGGCGACGGCAACAATCAGCTGTGGAGATTCCTGGATCTCGGTACAGGCTATTATCAGATCCAATCGGTCCAAAGCGGCCACGTGCTCGATATTCTTCCCGGTTCAGCAATCCAGCAGCTGTGTCAGAATACGAAAGCTTCCGGAACGATACCGGATACACAGCAGTGGAAGCTGGAGAAAGACGGAGATTACTACAAGATCGTTAACAAAAGCAATAATAAGGTAATCACTGTAGAAGGAGCGTCAAAGAGTGACGGTGCAGCAGTGAGAGTAGCGGATGATCAGGCAAAGGATAACCAGCGGATGAAAATTGAAGTCCGCAACCTCAGCAATAGTGAAATTAGTGCTCTGACCGAGCTGAACGGGCGCTATGATATTACTTTTGACGCAAATGGCGGAAGTCCGGCACAGACAGTCGTTCAGGCTGCATACGGCGAACAGTTAACTGCTCCGGCCGTAATGAATAAAGGCTATGTGCTGGAGGGCTGGTACAACGATTCAGAAAAATGGAATTTTGCCAATCAGACCGTGCCGGGTGTAATGACGCTGACGGCGAAATGGACCCAAAAGGCGCCGGAGGTACAGATTGTCAGTGAGGGCTTGATGCGGGCGGGGCAGGACGGTATGCTCCGCGCCGCTGGTAAAGGTGAAGGAACACTCTCCTTCACCTGGTACCTCGACAAGGGCGATGGCTATGGTTATGGCGAGCCGGTCGGTTCGGGTGATAGCCTGACGCTGGCGGCGTTGACGGAAGCAATGAGCGGCTACCGCTATAAGGCGGTTGTGGCAGACGATAGCGGCTTAACCGGCGAGCAGGAATATATATTGCAAGTGCTCCCGGCTGCAGTAGAGTGGATTACCCCTGCCTTCGCGGTAGATTTACCTTCTGCGATGGACGCCGTTGAGGGCGAACCCTTGACGCTGCTTGTTGATGCAACAGGTGACGTGGAGTCTATCGGCTGGGAAATGAAGCGGCCAGACAGCGTCGATTGGCTGCCGCTAACGAGTGTTACCGGTGCAGTATACCGTTTCACACCGGGAATGGAAGAGAACGGGACAGCTTACCGAGTTGTGCTGACCGGCAAATCGGAGGTGCATCCGGAACGTATCACCGGAACAGAGCTGGTGCTCAAGGTCTATCCGGCACATGAAATTCCGGTGATCCAGTCGTTCACGGCAAGTGTAAATCCGGTAAAGGAAGGGGATTCCGTTACCTTTAACGTTGTAGCCCATTCTGTGTATGGAGAGCTGAGCTACCGCTGGCTGAAGGACGACCTTGTCCTGAACGGTGCCGCCAGCAGCAGTCTGACACTGGATAAGGCCGCTATATCTGATGCGGGGGCATACAAGGTTGAGGTTATGAACACCCGTATGATCGGGGAGTATGCTTATGTGGATGCGGTCCCTACAGAGACGATTGAGCTGACTGTCAGCCGTCAGCCGGTAACGCCAACAGATCCTCCGGTGACACCAACGGACCCGCCGGTGACAACCAGTCCGCCGTCATCTACGGCGAAGCCTGCGGCAACACCACAGCCTACCGCAACGCCGGGTCCTTCGGCTGCAGTCATTACTGCCGCTCAGTTGAGCAGTCCAGCGGTGAACGGTGTAGTTACTGTCCAGGTAGGGCAAGCGGCGGCGGTTGAGCTTCCGGTGAATGCCGGGACGCTGCTGGGAACCCATTCCCTCCGTGTACAGGGAGACGGAATAGAGCTTGTGCTGGCGCCGGAGCTGCTGAAGCAGCTGGCCAAAGCCGTGCCTGCTGCTGGGAGCAGCGGCGCTAAGATTGTGCTGAAGGTGCAGCCTAAGATATTAGAAGCTGCGAAGCTGAAGACAGAAGCTGGCGTAGCGCTGAAAGGCAAGCTGATGGATTATGACCTGAGTCTGGTAAGCGCAGACGGGACAGCGCTCCATCTGGAGGATTATCCGGTTCCGGTAAGCGTCAGCTGGCCAGCGGATGGGCTTGATTCGAGGCTGCTTGGCCTGTACCGTGTGAGCAGTGACGGTACACTCACTTATCTGGGCGGGGCAGCCGAAGCGGGCGGGCTGAAGGGACTTCTTGACGGCAGCGGTACGTACGCGCTGCTGGAGTATTCCAAGCAATTCAGTGATGTTCCGCTTACACACTGGGCCTTCGAAGCCTTGCATGAGCTGTCTGCGAAACATCTGATCCGGGGAGTGACGGAGCAGGCTTACCAGCCTGGACGGAACATTACCCGGGCTGAATTCGTGCAGTTGATGTCCGGTGCGCTGCAACTGGGCGGCGGCAACAGCGGTGGCGGTGGCAGCGGAAACGTTGGCAGCAACAGCGGGAACGATAGTAGCGGTGCCAGCGGGAACGATAGTAGCGGTGCCAGCGGGAACATCAGCGGGAACGGCGCCAGCAGTGGCAGCATCGCATTCGCTGATGTTCCGCAAGATGCCTGGTACAGGGATGCTCTTTCCGGCATGGTGCAGGCAGGGCTGATTGCCGGACGGAGTCCGGTGTCCTTCCAGCCGAATGCAGAGATCAGCCGTGAAGAGATGACCGTCATTCTGATGCGGGCTTACAAGCTCCAGCATGGTGCAGGTGCAATCCCGGCCGCTGTAGACATCACTTCTATGAAGGATGCAGCGGAGATCTCCGGCTGGGCAGCAGAACAGGTAGCCTCAGCCGCTTCACTGGGCTTCGTGAACGGACGGGCGGACGGGACCTTTGCTCCAAAGGCTGCTGCCACCCGTGCAGAAGCTGCACAGCTTCTGCTGAATTATTTGAAGTAAGGAAATGAGAGGCGGATATTACCGGTTCTGCTGCAAGGCATAAACAAGGCGCTTCCCTGGAACATTGTCCGGGGAAGCGCCTTTTGTTTACCCTGTAATTATTCACCTGTAGCTTATTCGGGCTGTACAGCGACCTTCCATTTGGCCCGTTTACCCTCGTTTAAGCACATTGTGTTCGGTTTTTCGCTTACATTTGGTCTAGTTACCTTCGCTGTAGCACATTGTATTCGGTTTTTCGCTTACATTTCGGTGCGACCCCCTTATCCCGGAGTCCTCCGTATAAAATCGGTACTTGTCGTAGCCTTGCTCTTTATTTCGCTTTTTCTCTCGGCCAGAAGAAGCAGGACTGGTCTTCTAGGGTCAGCACCCACTCCGCAAAGGTAGCTGGCGGCATGTTGCGAAGACTCGTATGCATTCTGCGGTTATTGTAAAAGTCCATGTACCGGTCCACGGCTTCATAGGCCTCTTCGAACGTGTCGAAGGCCTCTTTGCGGAACAAATCCCGATCGATATTGCTGTGGAACGATTCAATAAAAGCATTTAAATCCGGCGTTCGAGGCGGAATGCGTTCATGGGTCATCTCCCAGCTTTCACACATGTCGCCAAACAGATGGCTGATGAACTGGGGGCCGTTGTCGGTGCGGATCACCGGGCGCGCGCTGCCAGGGGCGCAGTGTTGCTCCATGGCGCGTCCCAGCGTCTGGCAGGCGTGCTTGGCCTCACACGACGATCCTCGGTGATACCCGACGATAACCCGGGTAAACACATCGATAATGCTCAGGACGAAGAAATGCCGGTCCCGGCCCGCCACATACCCGTATTTAATGTCCATCTGCCAGAGCTGGCCCGCTCCGGTAATGACTCGGTTCTCCGGCAGCTTCCGGGGATGCTTAAAGCGCTTCTGACGCTGGGGCTGCAGGATCTCCAGCGCCTGACACAGCCGGTAGCTTTTCTTGTGGTTGAGCCTCAGCCCGTGCTGGTTCCACAAGCACTTGGCCAGCAGTTTGTACCCGTACACGTGCTCTTCTCCAGCGACCAGTTCCAGGAGCATTTCCTGGATCTGCTCGTCGCTAATCTTCTCTCCCGACTCGGTCAGGGAGTAGCCGGGTAGGGGTCTTCCACGCCCCTGGGGGACGGCCTGTGCCTCCTGCTTCTTGCGTTTCTTACGGTCGTAGTACGTAGACTCTGCTAGCCCCACGAGACGGAGCACCAAGGCTGCGGTATTCCCCTGCTTAATGAACATATCGGCTACCTCGATTTTTTCGGATAAGCAGGGGTTGGCTTTTTTAGCAGTTCACGCAGAATCTCAATCTCTAACTCCTTTTCACCGAGCATCTTGACGGCCTTCTCATATTTCTGCTCGACGTCCAGCAGGCGCTTCCGTTCCTCCACCTGGTCCTGGGGATACGGATGATCTTGCTCCCCATGGGCTTCCCGGTAATCCCTCACCCACTGATTCACCGTTGATGGAGTCACCCCATACTTTCGGGCAACCACCGCCGCCTTAATGCCAGACAACACCTCTTGCGCTGCCTTCTCTCTTGTTCCTGTTAAGTGTCCCATTCCGTTCATCCTCCTCCTGTATCTAGTCTACATTTTTGTGGGGGAGGACTCCAACTTCTTTAGGGGGCTGTGGAGATTTGGCCCTGATACCTTCGCTGTAGCACATTGTGTTCGGTTTTTCGCATACAGTTGGCCCTGATACCTTCGCTATAACACATTGTGTTCAGTTTTTCACTTACATTTGGTCTAGTTACCTTCGCTGTAGCACATTGTATTCGGTTTTTCGCTTACATTTGGCCCGGTTACCTTCGTGGAAGCACATTGTATTCGGTTTTTCGCATACATTTGGCCTGACATACCTCGCAGCAGCTGGCAAAGCAAGCAACCTTTGATCAGAAGCCCAACCCGGCAGAAACCAAAAGAAAATAACCAGCCGCCGGTAGATTTCCGGCGGCTGGTTATTTGTAGTTTCATTTGAATGTGGATGGTGTCCGCGCTACTGGCATACATCAATTAATTTGCTGCGCTACGGATCATGTGCGTAAGGGTTGTGATTTCCTGCGGATCACGTGTTGCCCCTATGATGATCCAGCCGGTGCTCTGGCCGTGGGGGCCGATATAGACCACTTCACCATCGATCGTTTTTTGCTCCAGTGAATTGGGTCTGGTCTTGCAAGGCTCCAGCGCATACATCCGGTCACTGACCGCCCGCTTGGCGATTAGTGACCGGGGATAACATTGCAGCGAACGAATGACATAGGCTGCCGTATCCTGCCCGGCGTTCACCAGCATCTCGGCTGTCAGCTGCTCACCGCCCCCGTCTGCGCAATAGTCGCGGACCTGCGGCAGATCCGCAAGCCCCTCTACCGGCTCAGGAACGTATTGATAACAGCGGATCGGGTCCAGCCTCGTTTCGGCATCGTAGATGATTAACGGGTCCACCTCAGGCGGGGCAGAGTCGCGGAGCAGCATTTTTGCGGTGGAGACCGGCAGGACATAACTCCCCCCACCCGACATATAAGCTCCTGCCAGCTGAATATGATACCCGTCATCCACTGGCTGGGCGACATCCGTTAAATTCAGCACCGTATCCTCCCGGAACAGCGTAGCTGCCCCGTAACGGATTACGATCCGGACTGTTTTGGCATATACAGGCAGCGGCCCGTATCCTCTCACCGGAACATTACCTTCCAGGCAGATCTGCTGCTCATCCCAGGTCAGCCTCACCGATCCCGGCTGCGCGGAGGAGTAAGACCCCGTCCCGTGGACGGTTCTTACCTCATCCGGAGTGCCGAAGATTTCTGGCCCAATGGCAGCTACCGCTGCATAGAAGCCTGAATCCCAGCCCGAATGCTCATTGTCGGATAGATCTACATGATCCGGATGGAGCAGATACCGTTCGTCACGCTCCCAGCTGATTTTCTCCGCTTCCAGCCAGATTTCCCCAATGTCCATCCCCCGCTCCAGTATCACCGTAAAGACCAGCCGGCCATTGGATATAGTCAACAGGTGTATGTGCGAGCCGAAGGAGTCTGTAACAAGCGTCAGGGTGACAAAGCCTCCTCCAGGCAGCACCTGGCGAGTGCCCGGCTGCAGCTGCTCCAGCGTCAATTCGCTTACTCGCTGATTGCTATTTAGCTCATTGCCGTTCTGCTCATTGCTTACTCGCCCATTACTTATACTCTCATCGCTTTTCCGCTCGTTGTCTACTTGCTCACCGTTCATTCATCCACCTCCCCCCTTCCGCTGTCACCGTTTAAGTCAATGTGGCTAAGCAGAAACACGGGTTCGAGCTGTTCGAAGCTGGCGATGGTTAGATGAGCACGGGCAAGCAGTGCCCCGTCTCCGATGCCAACCACGCGCATGCCCGCCCGGATCGCCCCTTCTACACCGGCGGCCGCATCTTCAAACACAAAACAAGCGGCCGGCGCTACTCCAAGCAGCCTGGCTGCTTGCAGGAACACCTCCGGGTCTGGCTTCGCCCTGCCGATGGTGTTCCCGTCCGCCACTGCGTCAAACAGCGGTCTGATGTTCACCTTCTCCAGAATCAGCGGAGCATTTTTGCTGGCCGAGGCAATCGCTGTTCTGACTCCGTGTGAGCGCAACAGCCCAAGAAAGCTGCTTACACCGGGTAATACATCGTCCGGAGTAAGTGTCTCCAGTAGCTCCTTGTACCACTCATTTTTGCGGGAGGCCAGCTCCTCCTTACGTTCCGCTGTCAGATCTGTTATTCCGCCGGACCGCAGCAGAAGTTCAAGCGATTCCATACGGCTAACGCCCTTCAGCTGCTCATTGGTGCTCTCGCTGAAATCGAAGCCGAGCTCACCGGCAAGACGCTTCCAGGCCTGATAGTGAAATTTCGCGGTATCGACAATGACACCGTCCAGATCAAAGATAGCTGCCTCAAAGGGTTGTGCCCGCAACATAGCCCCTCCCTTCCAGCTTGTGCACTGCATGAGCATCCGGATGAATCGTGATCCGGTAGCGCTCCCCCTGCCAGGCAAGCTGGAAGCTCAGCTTCGTCCAGCCCTTAGGCAGCCGCGGCTCCAGCTTAATGTCCTTGCTCCACATCGCACTCTTCAGTCCGGCTAACCCGTATACGATCAGCTGCCACAAGCCGCCGCAATTCGCGATATGTATTCCCTCGGCAGCACCCTTCTTCTCCAGCGAAAGGTCGATATCCATCACCCGCTGCAGGAAATTTGCCGCCGCTTTCGGCTGATTCAGCCAGGAGGCCACAATGCCGTGAACTGCCACGGACAAGGAGGAATCATGGGTTGTAATCGGCTCATAATAGTCATAGGCCGCTTTCAGCTGCTCCCGGGAGAATTCATGCGGGAACAGCAGCATCAGTTCCAGCACATCCGCCTGCTTAAGCGCCTTGGACCGGTAATTGCGCTCCTGGGAGATGAAATGGCCGAAGGGTCTGGATCTGTCGGTCCAGATGCTATCGAAATCTAAATCCGCGTAAGAAGCAAAATCGT
This window contains:
- a CDS encoding IS3 family transposase is translated as MFIKQGNTAALVLRLVGLAESTYYDRKKRKKQEAQAVPQGRGRPLPGYSLTESGEKISDEQIQEMLLELVAGEEHVYGYKLLAKCLWNQHGLRLNHKKSYRLCQALEILQPQRQKRFKHPRKLPENRVITGAGQLWQMDIKYGYVAGRDRHFFVLSIIDVFTRVIVGYHRGSSCEAKHACQTLGRAMEQHCAPGSARPVIRTDNGPQFISHLFGDMCESWEMTHERIPPRTPDLNAFIESFHSNIDRDLFRKEAFDTFEEAYEAVDRYMDFYNNRRMHTSLRNMPPATFAEWVLTLEDQSCFFWPREKAK
- a CDS encoding DUF4432 family protein, yielding MNGEQVDNERKSDESISNGRVSNEQNGNELNSNQRVSELTLEQLQPGTRQVLPGGGFVTLTLVTDSFGSHIHLLTISNGRLVFTVILERGMDIGEIWLEAEKISWERDERYLLHPDHVDLSDNEHSGWDSGFYAAVAAIGPEIFGTPDEVRTVHGTGSYSSAQPGSVRLTWDEQQICLEGNVPVRGYGPLPVYAKTVRIVIRYGAATLFREDTVLNLTDVAQPVDDGYHIQLAGAYMSGGGSYVLPVSTAKMLLRDSAPPEVDPLIIYDAETRLDPIRCYQYVPEPVEGLADLPQVRDYCADGGGEQLTAEMLVNAGQDTAAYVIRSLQCYPRSLIAKRAVSDRMYALEPCKTRPNSLEQKTIDGEVVYIGPHGQSTGWIIIGATRDPQEITTLTHMIRSAAN
- a CDS encoding CBM35 domain-containing protein — protein: MRKKSLKLLPLVLILSLLLSGISYADVTSNYVNPLMGGADPTVARAADGYYYSASSGDNNITLKRHETILGVSTAKSKVVWKKPDNFGYVWGPYIYRLDGKWYLYFSSGPENSFGYGHPSSYVLENASPDPFEGTWELKGESANEDSNGQVTVKQGLLNTQGYGLACGVVSIKGEPYFTYTKYYYFKDPQNPDNTKFDESPTIVKMKNPWTLEGPEGTVAKPEYDWEKKNDNINEGAAVVERNGKIYFAYSASSFMNDNYAVGVSVADASSDVMNADSWVKYPEPAMKRSDENSSYGPGSPLFLKSEDDSEDWILYHGIPTHGQGGGNRGIRAQRIHWDDNDFINLGIPSNPGTVLNRPSGEERSEIYEAEEAKLSGVARISGATAYASGGVYEKYNNSSANDYIEFTVNTTAGGTYSLDFRYNNNTANPVTMKLGVNGGATRDLSFPSNAGFEANFDLKSVYNLPLNAGSNTIRLSGKSALALDAMIIKRSTLYEAENAILSGNAKADADHPGYSGTGFAGGLWTSSSAVTFKVNAAAAGSYSVKLGYSLGFNDDRTLTMYVNGQKLKQVDFFSLKSWDRWADRYDNVFLQEGENTITYKYDEGDTGNVNLDFITVTEATTWHYGAEDAKLAGGNDAAVVYAKDGNLGTGYVTGLSKAGSSVEFAVNVENAASYDVKLRYAKEAAGSTYSLYLNGTKIKNITLPSTGGLTAWKEQLDTLSLKAGKNTITYKNETGNSGMLNMDSIHLNKRTPWRYQAEDATRQGSLKVVRDHLWYEGNGFVGGFEQTGDTLKFEVNVPNTADYTSTLRYSGVQSSNITMSMVVNGQRIKQVSLTPTANWDVWANSTESLNLIAGKNTIEFIREQGDTGRFNVDSLTIDKTSGGFMSSIAGKIIPEKMVKIQPKHSGKALDVDRVSSDPLAVINQWSNGDGNNQLWRFLDLGTGYYQIQSVQSGHVLDILPGSAIQQLCQNTKASGTIPDTQQWKLEKDGDYYKIVNKSNNKVITVEGASKSDGAAVRVADDQAKDNQRMKIEVRNLSNSEISALTELNGRYDITFDANGGSPAQTVVQAAYGEQLTAPAVMNKGYVLEGWYNDSEKWNFANQTVPGVMTLTAKWTQKAPEVQIVSEGLMRAGQDGMLRAAGKGEGTLSFTWYLDKGDGYGYGEPVGSGDSLTLAALTEAMSGYRYKAVVADDSGLTGEQEYILQVLPAAVEWITPAFAVDLPSAMDAVEGEPLTLLVDATGDVESIGWEMKRPDSVDWLPLTSVTGAVYRFTPGMEENGTAYRVVLTGKSEVHPERITGTELVLKVYPAHEIPVIQSFTASVNPVKEGDSVTFNVVAHSVYGELSYRWLKDDLVLNGAASSSLTLDKAAISDAGAYKVEVMNTRMIGEYAYVDAVPTETIELTVSRQPVTPTDPPVTPTDPPVTTSPPSSTAKPAATPQPTATPGPSAAVITAAQLSSPAVNGVVTVQVGQAAAVELPVNAGTLLGTHSLRVQGDGIELVLAPELLKQLAKAVPAAGSSGAKIVLKVQPKILEAAKLKTEAGVALKGKLMDYDLSLVSADGTALHLEDYPVPVSVSWPADGLDSRLLGLYRVSSDGTLTYLGGAAEAGGLKGLLDGSGTYALLEYSKQFSDVPLTHWAFEALHELSAKHLIRGVTEQAYQPGRNITRAEFVQLMSGALQLGGGNSGGGGSGNVGSNSGNDSSGASGNDSSGASGNISGNGASSGSIAFADVPQDAWYRDALSGMVQAGLIAGRSPVSFQPNAEISREEMTVILMRAYKLQHGAGAIPAAVDITSMKDAAEISGWAAEQVASAASLGFVNGRADGTFAPKAAATRAEAAQLLLNYLK
- a CDS encoding DUF6442 family protein, which codes for MVFIVKFVLNRGRKFGVLGMLIIFSILAVYNLYDNHQVTNTALVL
- the pgmB gene encoding beta-phosphoglucomutase, which produces MLRAQPFEAAIFDLDGVIVDTAKFHYQAWKRLAGELGFDFSESTNEQLKGVSRMESLELLLRSGGITDLTAERKEELASRKNEWYKELLETLTPDDVLPGVSSFLGLLRSHGVRTAIASASKNAPLILEKVNIRPLFDAVADGNTIGRAKPDPEVFLQAARLLGVAPAACFVFEDAAAGVEGAIRAGMRVVGIGDGALLARAHLTIASFEQLEPVFLLSHIDLNGDSGRGEVDE
- a CDS encoding NAD-dependent epimerase/dehydratase family protein, yielding MKRKLLLTGAAGRIGNALFKGLNEDSRYEVTGADIEADEEQGIVQLDINDEARLAELTKDVDTVLHFAWIKDEDDFLGKVLQGNVAGAYKLFEAAVQNGVRRIIFASSNHATGYYKSDETTGPSDPYRPDSFYGLSKCYIELLGRLYSDQGKISSLNIRIGNFPGDDRPHSERAGHIWISERDLLQLVNCCIQADEELQYLNLYGTSANSDNYYTIGYLEELIGYKPQDDAAELLEQAKAEGREIRKDETEYQGGQQE
- a CDS encoding helix-turn-helix domain-containing protein, with the protein product MGHLTGTREKAAQEVLSGIKAAVVARKYGVTPSTVNQWVRDYREAHGEQDHPYPQDQVEERKRLLDVEQKYEKAVKMLGEKELEIEILRELLKKPTPAYPKKSR